In a single window of the Rhopalosiphum padi isolate XX-2018 chromosome 1, ASM2088224v1, whole genome shotgun sequence genome:
- the LOC132918110 gene encoding glycoprotein 3-alpha-L-fucosyltransferase A-like isoform X1, translating to MMYQRIHHLLNGLLILMLFIVVVYGIFTAFCPFKNRYYSTQPYKYETDLITQTNHDDEQIVETLESPILNENSDRVIKWNTFEKSRLATLPWYFKDGTLMPNKAEVDPITGIRISRLWPEEKISSDRIEEQLMFIPPNYRYENAPIKKILLYNGISNWMVDEGQSEFLSNDCPVNRCIISTKIRFITKMDAVIFREEFSDPFYEIELKKTSKQIWIFFFLQSAYYSGFDVGNDMINWTATYRHDSDIVMPYARWAYFNPSVTRVEQLNRNYSLNKTKQVAMIVSNCNTNNKRLLYAKELGKYISVDIYGECEGLKNTKSNNFLQILEQDYKFYLAFENSNCIDYVTEKFFIDGLQYNVLPVVMGGRREDYERMAPRHSYVHVDDYESPRQLAKYLRRLDADDNLYNEYFLWKGTGEFIDTKFFCRLCAMLHDDSAPAKHYRDVDRWWRKPGVCDHSMKWMKPLPGE from the exons atgatgtATCAGAGAATACATCATTTACTAAACGGATTGTTGATCCTTATGTTATTTATCGTTGTTGTTTATGGTATCTTTACAGCGTTTTGTCCATTTAAGAATAGATATTATTCGACACAACCATACAAATATGAGACGGATTTGATAACTCAAACAAATCATGATGATGAACAG ATTGTGGAAACTTTAGAGTCTCCAATTCTAAATGAAAATTCCGATCGTGTAATAAAATGGAACACATTTGAGAAATCACGTTTAGCGACTTTACCATGGTATTTCAAAG ATGGAACTCTAATGCCTAACAAAGCAGAAGTAGACCCTATAACAGGAATTAGAATTTCACGATTATGGCCTGAAGAAAAAATTAGCAGCGATCGTATAGAAGAACAACTAATGTTTATACCGCCTAATTATCGATATGAAAATGCACcaataaaaaagattttacTATACAACGGTATAAGCAACTGGATGGTAGATGAAGGGCAAAGTGAATTTCTTTCAAACGATTGTCCAGTGAATAGATGCATAATTTCAACTAAGATAAGATTCATTACTAAAATGGATGCAGTTATATTTCGAGAGGAGTTTTCTGATCCATTCTATGAAATCGAACTTAAAAAGACCAGTAAACAG ATATGGATTTTCTTCTTTCTCCAGTCAGCGTATTATTCAGGATTTGATGTAGGAAATGACATGATTAACTGGACAGCTACATATCGACACGACAGTGACATTGTCATGCCTTACGCACGATGGGCATATTTCAATCCTTCAGTGACTCGAGTTGAACAGTTAAATAGGAATTATTCTCTAAACAAAACGAAACAAGTGGCGATGATAGTTTCTAATTGTAATACTAACAACAAAAGATTATTATATGCTAAAGAATTGGGCAAATATATATCTGTTGATATATATGGTGAATGTGAAGGATTGAAAAACACCAAATCCAATaactttttacaaatattagaaCAGGATTATAAATTCTATTTGGCATTTGAGAATTCAAATTGTATCGATTATGTGACTGAAAAGTTTTTCATAGATGGACTTCA GTACAATGTTCTGCCGGTCGTGATGGGCGGACGTCGAGAGGACTACGAGCGGATGGCGCCTAGACATTCATACGTACACGTGGACGACTATGAGTCGCCCAGGCAGCTGGCCAAATACCTACGGCGGCTGGACGCCGACGACAACCTGTACAACGAGTACTTCCTATGGAAGGGCACCGGCGAGTTTATCGACACAAAATTCTTCTGTCGGCTGTGTGCGATGCTGCACGACGATAGTGCACCGGCCAAGCACTACCGTGATGTGGACCGCTGGTGGCGGAAACCAGGCGTGTGTGACCATTCGATGAAGTGGATGAAACCGCTTCCGGGCGAATAA
- the LOC132918108 gene encoding snurportin-1-like isoform X2 — translation MEHRFSTYETISAKACPIYIKLKFQQVKRRQETLEIQKQKRDQQINERRNIKNDTDNTFMEIDERKNGTVVPSNEAYELATSMMYSEWMLETPEDIDSWIAVLCPEGKRCCVIAQDNKTKTVNKFGTTLNNFPSLFPYGCRVSNNCPSHRKRTVLDCVYSFKLKKYYVLDIIEWMGVPYTDFDAEFRFYFIQSKLSEIPGINEKSTTNFYPFELAPRMVTRDLYQHLLEKCQFFPDNIELDGINFYYPQSLYTSGETPLVLWLKPFMIPDVLQKPVNDQLAQLHRPPHYVNVFEYSQSLKKKNRKFKKKKNSISNNDKMDVENLVEVEMDKDPVVENEICMEN, via the exons atggaaCATAGATTTTCAACGTATGAAACTATTAGTGCAAAAGCATGCcctatttacattaaattgaaGTTTCAACAAGTTAAGCGAAGACAAGAAACTTTAGAGATACAAAAACA aaaacgtgatcaacaaattaatgaaagaagaaatattaaaaatgatactgATAATACTTTTATG GAAATCGACGAGAGAAAAAATGGAACAGTGGTACCAAGTAATGAAGCATATGAACTTGCAACATCTATGATGTATTCAGAATGGATGCTTGAAACACCTGAAGACATTGATAGTTGGATTGCAGTATTATGTCCAGAAGGAAAACGATGTTGTGTTATTGCTCAAGat aacaaaacaaaaacagttAACAAATTTGGAACTACACTCAACAATTTTCCATCATTATTTCCTTATGGATGCCGTGTATCAAATAATTGTCCATCTCATCGTAAACGTACAGTTTTAGACTGTGTGTATAGtttcaagttaaaaaaatattatgttttggatATTATTGAGTGGATGGGTGTGCCATATACAGATTTTGat gcTGAATTTAGATTTTACTTTATACAGAGTAAACTTAGTGAAATACCAGGTATCAACGAAAAATCAACGACAAATTTTTATCCGTTTGAA ctTGCTCCGCGAATGGTTACTAGAGATTTGTACCAGCATCTTTTGgaaaaatgtcaatttttcCCAGATAATATTGAATTAGATGGTATTAACTTTTACTATCCACAAAGTTTGTACACTTCGGGTGAAACACCATTAGTACTTTGGCTGAAACCGTTCATGATACCTGATGTCTTACAAAAGCCAGTCAATGATCAGTTAGCACAATTACATAGACCTCCTCATTATGTTAACGTATTTGAATACAGTCAAagtttgaaaaagaaaaatagaaaatttaagaAGAAGAAGAATTCTATTtccaataatgataaaatggatGTAGAAAATTTAGTTGAG gtAGAAATGGATAAAGATCCTGTCGTTGAAAATGAAATTTGTATGGAAAACTGA
- the LOC132918107 gene encoding UDP-glycosyltransferase UGT5-like — MNSVVLMIGILISVNNGLASNILAFLPSKARSHYGAFEPLLKELAEKGHNMTVLSPFPMKNPPSSYHHIQVEDEDLVMGFNPFSVAKNFKPILVPFRSWFIWPKFTETILNKQSVQKLIHSEGLNFDLVLFENFYHECFVALGHKFNAPVVQLFPSIPNAGVAQWHRNPYDGSYIPDVNSGFCDNMSFMERLTNTVLSFMHTALGSFFYFPKQRDLMDKYFNYTGWETRPSMENMLKNISLTLINTHFSVGTSRPLVPSYIDVAGMHLKPASSLPEDLQDIMNNAPDGVVYFSFGSVLKLTQLPENEFEIIIRQLGKIKQKVLFKWESDTKIDFPPNIIVRKWFPQVDILGHPNCVLFITHGGIHSTEEAIYFGVPMLAISVFGDQLHNSLVMQNRGAAIRIKYSEFTEDLFEIALYKILNDKSFKQKATELSQIFHDQPLKSLNKAIYWIEYVIRYNGAHHLKTAAGQLTWYEFLLIDGLFLVIIMRIIITVILWYIGKKLWRKFCCIKTKKN, encoded by the exons ATGAACAGTGTAGTTTTGATGATTGGTATTTTAATATCAGTGAATAATGGTTTAGCATCTAATATATTAGCCTTTTTACCAAGCAAAGCACGCAGCCACTATGGAGCGTTTGAACCGTTATTAAAAGAATTAGCAGAAAAAGGTCATAACATGACTGTTTTATCACCATTCCCTATGAAAAATCCACCATCATCTTACCATCATATTCAAGTCGAGGATGAAGATCTCGTAATGG gtTTCAATCCATTCAGTGTAGCTAAAAATTTCAAACCAATTTTAGTTCCGTTCAGATCTTGGTTTATTTGGCCAAAATTTACagaaacaatattaaacaaacaatcTGTTCAGAAATTGATTCATTCAGAAGGacttaattttgatttagtttTATTCGAAAATTTTTATCATGAGTGTTTTGTAGCTCTTGGGCATAAATTCAATGCACCTGTTGTACAATTATTTCCATCTATTCCGAATGCTGGTGTAGCACAGTGGCATCGTAATCCATATGATGGGTCATATATTCCAGATGTCAACTCTGGATTCTGTGACAATATGTCTTTCATGGAGCGTTTGACAAATactgtattatcatttatgcaTACAGCTTTAGGTTCATTTTTCTACTTTCCAAAGCAAAGGGATTTAATGgataaatatttcaactatacTGGTTGGGAAACACGACCGTCAATGGAGAACatgctaaaaaatatttcactgaCATTGATTAACACACACTTTTCTGTTGGAACATCAAGACCTCTTGTCCCTTCATACATAGATGTAGCTGGAATGCACCTCAAACCTGCATCTTCACTCCcagaa GATCTTCAGGATATTATGAATAACGCTCCTGATGGAGTCGTATACTTCAGTTTTGGTTCAGTACTCAAACTAACACAATTACCCGAAaatgaatttgaaattattattagacaacTTGGCAAGATCAagcaaaaagtattatttaagtgGGAATCAGATACTAAAATAGATTTTCCGCCAAATATAATCGTTAGAAAATGGTTTCCACAAGTTGATATTTTAGGCCATCctaattgtgtattatttattactcatgGAGGCATACACAGTACTGAAGAAGCTATATATTTTGGAGTGCCAATGTTAGCTATATCAGTGTTTGGAGATCAGTTACATAACTCATTAGTAATGCAGAATAGAGGTGCTGCAATTCGAATTAAATACAGTGAATTTACTGAAGATTTATTTGAAATagctttatataaaatattgaatgacAAGTC gtTTAAACAAAAAGCAACAGAACTATCACAGATATTTCATGATCAaccattaaaatcattaaataaagcTATTTACTGGATTGAATATGTAATACGGTACAATGGGGCTCATCATTTGAAAACAGCTGCTGGCCAATTGACTTGGTATGAATTTCTACTAATTGATGGTTTGTTTTTGGTGATCATCATGAGAATaattataactgtaatattGTGGTATATAGGAAAAAAGTTGTGGAGAAaattttgttgtataaaaactaaaaaaaactag
- the LOC132918108 gene encoding snurportin-1-like isoform X3, with protein sequence MGTSILKYFIEIIKNLDSIVLIKRDQQINERRNIKNDTDNTFMEIDERKNGTVVPSNEAYELATSMMYSEWMLETPEDIDSWIAVLCPEGKRCCVIAQDNKTKTVNKFGTTLNNFPSLFPYGCRVSNNCPSHRKRTVLDCVYSFKLKKYYVLDIIEWMGVPYTDFDAEFRFYFIQSKLSEIPGINEKSTTNFYPFELAPRMVTRDLYQHLLEKCQFFPDNIELDGINFYYPQSLYTSGETPLVLWLKPFMIPDVLQKPVNDQLAQLHRPPHYVNVFEYSQSLKKKNRKFKKKKNSISNNDKMDVENLVEVEMDKDPVVENEICMEN encoded by the exons atgggaacatcaatattaaaatattttattgaaatcattaaaaatctcgATTCAATTGTACTCAT aaaacgtgatcaacaaattaatgaaagaagaaatattaaaaatgatactgATAATACTTTTATG GAAATCGACGAGAGAAAAAATGGAACAGTGGTACCAAGTAATGAAGCATATGAACTTGCAACATCTATGATGTATTCAGAATGGATGCTTGAAACACCTGAAGACATTGATAGTTGGATTGCAGTATTATGTCCAGAAGGAAAACGATGTTGTGTTATTGCTCAAGat aacaaaacaaaaacagttAACAAATTTGGAACTACACTCAACAATTTTCCATCATTATTTCCTTATGGATGCCGTGTATCAAATAATTGTCCATCTCATCGTAAACGTACAGTTTTAGACTGTGTGTATAGtttcaagttaaaaaaatattatgttttggatATTATTGAGTGGATGGGTGTGCCATATACAGATTTTGat gcTGAATTTAGATTTTACTTTATACAGAGTAAACTTAGTGAAATACCAGGTATCAACGAAAAATCAACGACAAATTTTTATCCGTTTGAA ctTGCTCCGCGAATGGTTACTAGAGATTTGTACCAGCATCTTTTGgaaaaatgtcaatttttcCCAGATAATATTGAATTAGATGGTATTAACTTTTACTATCCACAAAGTTTGTACACTTCGGGTGAAACACCATTAGTACTTTGGCTGAAACCGTTCATGATACCTGATGTCTTACAAAAGCCAGTCAATGATCAGTTAGCACAATTACATAGACCTCCTCATTATGTTAACGTATTTGAATACAGTCAAagtttgaaaaagaaaaatagaaaatttaagaAGAAGAAGAATTCTATTtccaataatgataaaatggatGTAGAAAATTTAGTTGAG gtAGAAATGGATAAAGATCCTGTCGTTGAAAATGAAATTTGTATGGAAAACTGA
- the LOC132918108 gene encoding glycoprotein 3-alpha-L-fucosyltransferase A-like isoform X4, whose protein sequence is MYDNRLRSESFLYTMTKYTQQSTSIIYILYTGTVICLYLLSLFLICLCAPQVWILFIVEPAYYTELNVGHDLINWTATYRHDSDIVTPYQRWAYYDPSITQIEQFNRNYAQDKTKQLAIIVTDCNTNYYDRKLFYATELSKYNISVDVYGECGEFKNIESNTFLQMLDQDYKFYLAFENSNCIDYVTDKFFVNGLQHNVLPIVMGGRREDYERMAPRHSYVHVDDYESPKRLAEYLRRLDADDDLYNEYFRWKGTGEFIDTKFFCRLCAMLHDDGAPAKSYRNFNSWWRGPGVCDDDGPEIPTQLPPPPLAINDIEEE, encoded by the exons atgtatGATAACCGACTTCGATCAGAatcttttttgtatacaatgacgAAGTACACTCAACAGTCgacatctataatctatatactgtatacaggCACTGTGATCTGTTTATACCTACTTTCCCTCtttttaatatgtttgtgtGCTCCACAG GTAtggattttatttattgtcgAGCCTGCATACTATACAGAACTTAACGTTGGTCATGATTTAATCAATTGGACTGCTACATATAGACATGATAGTGATATCGTTACGCCTTATCAACGATGGGCTTACTACGATCCGTCCATAACTCAAATTGAACAATTTAATCGAAATTACGCACAAGATAAAACGAAACAATTGGCGATAATTGTCACAGATTGTAACACTAATTATTATGACAGAAAACTATTTTATGCTACAGAGTtgagcaaatataatatatctgtagaTGTATATGGTGAATGtggtgaatttaaaaatatcgaatctaATACTTTTCTACAAATGCTGGATCAGGATTACAAGTTTTATTTGGCTTTCGAGAATTCAAATTGTATTGATTACGTGACAGATAAGTTTTTCGTCAACGGACTTCA GCATAACGTACTGCCGATTGTGATGGGCGGACGTCGAGAGGACTACGAGCGGATGGCGCCTAGACATTCATACGTGCACGTGGATGACTACGAGTCGCCCAAGCGGCTGGCCGAGTACCTGCGACGGTTGGACGCCGACGACGACTTGTACAACGAGTACTTCCGGTGGAAGGGCACCGGCGAGTTTATCGACACAAAGTTTTTCTGTCGGCTGTGCGCGATGTTGCATGACGATGGCGCGCCGGCCAAAAGTTACCGAAACTTTAACAGCTGGTGGCGTGGCCCGGGTGTTTGCGATGACGATGGACCGGAGATACCTACGCAATTGCCGCCACCGCCGTTAGCGATTAATGACATAGAAGAAGAATGA
- the LOC132918110 gene encoding glycoprotein 3-alpha-L-fucosyltransferase A-like isoform X2, translating into MVFQSKLILLDGTLMPNKAEVDPITGIRISRLWPEEKISSDRIEEQLMFIPPNYRYENAPIKKILLYNGISNWMVDEGQSEFLSNDCPVNRCIISTKIRFITKMDAVIFREEFSDPFYEIELKKTSKQIWIFFFLQSAYYSGFDVGNDMINWTATYRHDSDIVMPYARWAYFNPSVTRVEQLNRNYSLNKTKQVAMIVSNCNTNNKRLLYAKELGKYISVDIYGECEGLKNTKSNNFLQILEQDYKFYLAFENSNCIDYVTEKFFIDGLQYNVLPVVMGGRREDYERMAPRHSYVHVDDYESPRQLAKYLRRLDADDNLYNEYFLWKGTGEFIDTKFFCRLCAMLHDDSAPAKHYRDVDRWWRKPGVCDHSMKWMKPLPGE; encoded by the exons ATGGTATTTCAAAG CAAATTGATTTTGTTAGATGGAACTCTAATGCCTAACAAAGCAGAAGTAGACCCTATAACAGGAATTAGAATTTCACGATTATGGCCTGAAGAAAAAATTAGCAGCGATCGTATAGAAGAACAACTAATGTTTATACCGCCTAATTATCGATATGAAAATGCACcaataaaaaagattttacTATACAACGGTATAAGCAACTGGATGGTAGATGAAGGGCAAAGTGAATTTCTTTCAAACGATTGTCCAGTGAATAGATGCATAATTTCAACTAAGATAAGATTCATTACTAAAATGGATGCAGTTATATTTCGAGAGGAGTTTTCTGATCCATTCTATGAAATCGAACTTAAAAAGACCAGTAAACAG ATATGGATTTTCTTCTTTCTCCAGTCAGCGTATTATTCAGGATTTGATGTAGGAAATGACATGATTAACTGGACAGCTACATATCGACACGACAGTGACATTGTCATGCCTTACGCACGATGGGCATATTTCAATCCTTCAGTGACTCGAGTTGAACAGTTAAATAGGAATTATTCTCTAAACAAAACGAAACAAGTGGCGATGATAGTTTCTAATTGTAATACTAACAACAAAAGATTATTATATGCTAAAGAATTGGGCAAATATATATCTGTTGATATATATGGTGAATGTGAAGGATTGAAAAACACCAAATCCAATaactttttacaaatattagaaCAGGATTATAAATTCTATTTGGCATTTGAGAATTCAAATTGTATCGATTATGTGACTGAAAAGTTTTTCATAGATGGACTTCA GTACAATGTTCTGCCGGTCGTGATGGGCGGACGTCGAGAGGACTACGAGCGGATGGCGCCTAGACATTCATACGTACACGTGGACGACTATGAGTCGCCCAGGCAGCTGGCCAAATACCTACGGCGGCTGGACGCCGACGACAACCTGTACAACGAGTACTTCCTATGGAAGGGCACCGGCGAGTTTATCGACACAAAATTCTTCTGTCGGCTGTGTGCGATGCTGCACGACGATAGTGCACCGGCCAAGCACTACCGTGATGTGGACCGCTGGTGGCGGAAACCAGGCGTGTGTGACCATTCGATGAAGTGGATGAAACCGCTTCCGGGCGAATAA
- the LOC132918108 gene encoding glycoprotein 3-alpha-L-fucosyltransferase A-like isoform X1: MTNRLLRLLLILVLCVSVLYNSIFAVYWIIKRTYIDISYNTEKLEQSDAYNEPNVNNILGNQNLQNHPYFSEPIITVTPYYKEMEWNEIANPPLPWYFKDGTIRPAKAPSNTRFKLSQVWPEEQINGDRLEEQLMFVPSNYEYNNAPIKSILLFNNVNEWMVDSGQNEFISKDCPVNRCTITTDKSKSSNIDSILFRNEFSRPGHIKAGKQVWILFIVEPAYYTELNVGHDLINWTATYRHDSDIVTPYQRWAYYDPSITQIEQFNRNYAQDKTKQLAIIVTDCNTNYYDRKLFYATELSKYNISVDVYGECGEFKNIESNTFLQMLDQDYKFYLAFENSNCIDYVTDKFFVNGLQHNVLPIVMGGRREDYERMAPRHSYVHVDDYESPKRLAEYLRRLDADDDLYNEYFRWKGTGEFIDTKFFCRLCAMLHDDGAPAKSYRNFNSWWRGPGVCDDDGPEIPTQLPPPPLAINDIEEE; the protein is encoded by the exons atgacAAACCGACTACTACGTCTTCTACTAATTCTAGTATTATGTGTCtctgttttatataatagtatcttTGCGGTGTATTGGATAATTAAGAGAACATACATAGATATATCGTATAACACGGAGAAGTTAGAGCAATCAGATGCGTACAATGAACCgaatgtgaataatattttgggTAATCAGAATCTACAG AATCATCCATATTTTTCGGAGCCAATTATAACCGTTACGCCTTATTACAAAGAAATGGAATGGAATGAAATTGCGAACCCGCCTCTACCATGGTATTTCAAAG aTGGTACAATAAGACCGGCCAAAGCTCCATCAAACACAAGATTTAAGCTTTCACAAGTGTGGCCCGAGGAACAAATAAATGGCGATCGATTGGAAGAACAACTAATGTTTGTGCCATCAAATTACGAGTATAACAATGCACCAATCaagtcaattttattattcaacaatGTTAACGAATGGATGGTTGATAGCGGGCAAAACGAATTTATTTCAAAAGATTGCCCAGTAAATAGATGCACAATTACTACGGACAAATCAAAAAGCTCAAACATAGATTCAATTTTATTCCGAAATGAATTCTCACGTCCAGGTCATATAAAAGCCGGTAAACAA GTAtggattttatttattgtcgAGCCTGCATACTATACAGAACTTAACGTTGGTCATGATTTAATCAATTGGACTGCTACATATAGACATGATAGTGATATCGTTACGCCTTATCAACGATGGGCTTACTACGATCCGTCCATAACTCAAATTGAACAATTTAATCGAAATTACGCACAAGATAAAACGAAACAATTGGCGATAATTGTCACAGATTGTAACACTAATTATTATGACAGAAAACTATTTTATGCTACAGAGTtgagcaaatataatatatctgtagaTGTATATGGTGAATGtggtgaatttaaaaatatcgaatctaATACTTTTCTACAAATGCTGGATCAGGATTACAAGTTTTATTTGGCTTTCGAGAATTCAAATTGTATTGATTACGTGACAGATAAGTTTTTCGTCAACGGACTTCA GCATAACGTACTGCCGATTGTGATGGGCGGACGTCGAGAGGACTACGAGCGGATGGCGCCTAGACATTCATACGTGCACGTGGATGACTACGAGTCGCCCAAGCGGCTGGCCGAGTACCTGCGACGGTTGGACGCCGACGACGACTTGTACAACGAGTACTTCCGGTGGAAGGGCACCGGCGAGTTTATCGACACAAAGTTTTTCTGTCGGCTGTGCGCGATGTTGCATGACGATGGCGCGCCGGCCAAAAGTTACCGAAACTTTAACAGCTGGTGGCGTGGCCCGGGTGTTTGCGATGACGATGGACCGGAGATACCTACGCAATTGCCGCCACCGCCGTTAGCGATTAATGACATAGAAGAAGAATGA
- the LOC132917684 gene encoding glycoprotein 3-alpha-L-fucosyltransferase A-like, with protein sequence MTRRQIRRLLYGLLILALFVIVIHSGRTAYWLAKDEHYLERPNLPAEDQLDYNEQQNLQYLESPIQSLTYSSLMMEPNEISKSQLPWYFKDGLLRPSRAKTHIKTGQRITQVWPNEQKTDDRIENQLMFIPPNYRYDDEPMKTILFFNGLSNWMVEDGQNEFISKQCPVNRCTITSKKSEASNVDAILFRDYFSHPGHRKTSKQVWILYFLESPYHTQLITYNDVFNWTATYRHDSDIVTPYERWAYYDPSVTQVERLERNYAFSKTKQVAWFVSNCDAKNGRLEYATELAIYISVDVYGDCGQFNCPRSDKCFQMLEQDYKFYLAFENSNCFDYVTEKFFVNGLQHDVLPVVMGGRREDYERIAPKRSYVHVDDYESPKQLAEYLWRLDADDDLYNEYFRWKGTGEFIDTKFFCRLCTMLHDDGAPAKHYRNINDWWSGPGVCNNAMPWRWFIESSADAGEPHSAVNSD encoded by the exons atgacGCGACGGCAGATACGTCGTTTGCTGTACGGACTGCTGATTTTAGCATTATTTGTCATTGTTATACACAGCGGCCGTACTGCATATTGGCTAGCAAAAGATGAACATTACTTAGAACGGCCAAACCTCCCTGCCGAGGACCAGCTAGATTACAACGAACAACAG AATCTACAATATTTGGAATCCCCAATTCAATCTTTAACATACAGTTCTTTAATGATGGAACCGAATGAAATTTCAAAATCACAATTACCATGgtattttaaag ATGGCTTACTAAGACCAAGCAGAGCTAAAACACATATTAAGACTGGACAAAGAATTACACAGGTATGGCCTAATGAACAAAAAACTGATGACCGTATTGAAAACCAACTAATGTTTATACCACCTAATTATCGATACGACGATGAaccaatgaaaacaattttatttttcaatggtTTAAGTAATTGGATGGTAGAAGATGGACAGAATGAGTTTATCTCGAAACAATGTCCGGTTAATAGATGCACAATTACTTCGAAAAAGTCAGAAGCTTCAAACGTGGACGCAATTTTATTTCGTGATTATTTTTCACATCCCGGTCACAGAAAAACTAGTAAACAA gtatggattttatattttctcgAGTCACCATACCATACACAACTTATCACTTACAACGATGTGTTCAACTGGACAGCGACATATAGACACGATAGTGACATCGTCACGCCATATGAACGATGGGCGTACTACGATCCGTCAGTGACACAAGTTGAACGATTAGAACGGAATTACGCGTTTAGCAAAACAAAACAAGTGGCATGGTTTGTATCCAACTGTGATGCCAAAAACGGCAGATTAGAATACGCTACAGAATTGGCCATATATATATCCGTAGATGTGTATGGTGACTGCGGACAATTCAATTGCCCTAGATCAgataaatgttttcaaatgtTGGAACAAGATTACAAGTTTTATTTGGCTTTTGAGAATTCAAATTGTTTCGATTACGTAACCGAAAAGTTTTTCGTCAATGGCCTCCA ACACGACGTTTTGCCGGTCGTGATGGGCGGGCGCCGAGAGGACTACGAGCGGATAGCACCTAAACGGTCGTATGTGCACGTGGACGATTACGAGTCACCCAAGCAATTGGCCGAGTACCTGTGGCGGTTGGACGCCGACGACGACCTGTACAACGAGTACTTCCGGTGGAAGGGCACCGGCGAGTTTATCGACACAAAGTTCTTCTGCCGGCTGTGCACCATGCTGCACGACGACGGCGCGCCGGCCAAGCACTACCGGAACATCAACGACTGGTGGAGCGGCCCGGGCGTCTGCAACAACGCCATGCCGTGGCGGTGGTTCATCGAGTCGTCCGCTGATGCCGGCGAACCGCACTCGGCAGTCAACAGCGATTAG